Below is a genomic region from Astatotilapia calliptera chromosome 2, fAstCal1.2, whole genome shotgun sequence.
GGAGGCCATCAACCACCAAATAATCTCAGTCTGACTGAgactgactgcagtcactctcagACTGATTGTTGAAGGCTGGCAAATAATCGCTGTCTAATTTATAATTGCAAACAAATTGTCAAAACACTGCAGTCAGTCTGCACCAATGAGAACAACTCTCTTTGCAATAGGGGACTTTAGTCAGCAGGTCGTTGACTAGTGTATTGGTTATGTTCATTATTAAATGcaataattaaattattaaaggcAAGATTGCTGAGCACCTATAtaattttcaatttcaattgCCATCCAGCAGCAATCACGAAACTATTTGTAGAGGAATTTCTTAATTTCTTTGAGGTTCTGGTCAGACTCAGTTCTATGTGTGTAAATGGCAACAGATTTGTGATTTCAAAGATTTATGTCAATCAATCGCTAGCGTTAGTGTTCATTGTATAAATACAAAGAGTATGCAGGTAATTACCAACTTGAGCCGATTCAATCACATACTGAGACTGACTCTCTCTTCTTGCTGTTGTAATGTGTCAAAGTCACTTTGAAGATAGCATCTCACTATGAGCGGTCACAGAACTGGTACACATCGTTGAAGCAATCATTTCAAAGGACTTACATTGTAAGTTCATTGCACGTAGTCTTCTTCAAACCACTGTTTTCCCTGCTGACTGTAGTATAAGCAAACTCTACACtagaaaataatataataagaaCTGTGTATCCCTGGTTGCCACAGCTGTTTTTGCGTGTGTGCTAAAGGGAACATAATATCTTGTTACGACCTACCTtacttcagtgttttatttccaTCATCCATTCACTGTGATTTGTCTGTGGAAGAGTTATGGTACCATTACTATACAAATGTTTCATCacagatgaaaataaaaatgtagctCTTGATGGATCCTTTCACTTCACAGCAGCTTGAGTTTAAAATTTACCTTCTAACATTTAACTTACCTTAACTTAACTTactatttgacttttttctgtCTTACTATATCTGTTGAACCAATTGCTAGGCAACTGACAGCACTGTTAGTGCTTACTATTGCACGAGTTAGAATAATTAATGTGGTGGAATAACAGGAATCACAGGCACCTGTGATGAAAGCAGTCCAGAGGTGCACAAGAAGATGACCTTGTAGGGAAGATTTCCAAATTTAAACGTATGTGCATGAGCACACTCTATACATCTATACATACATCTTTAACTTTTTTACTCCCAGACGATCTCAAACTAATAAACAATACTTACAGCACAGACTGGATATAACGAAAGGATGGCATCACAGTTTCAGATGCAATACTGTGCAATCATGAATCCACATTATCTTCCACAGATCCTGTGTTGGTTTGTACATGTCTgagaagctgaagaagaaaatgagTTACCAACTGAGTCCTAATAGCAGACTGTAGATTTTAGCAGCTGAATAAAAGTGCTCAAATGTAATCCAGACCCTGGATCAGAGCTCCGAGGAGGCtacagtttctctttctttctttttttaaacttcttgaTTATAGGAAACCTTCCACGACTCCCCTTGCATGCCAGTGTGAAAGCAAAGAGGCTGTTGCTGCACTGCAGTCAGTCTCAGTGGGATAGGGGGCCAATGgtggtaaaaataaaatgtttgaccAGAGCTGACTCATTCTGGCTGATTCCCAGAAGACAACAGAACTAGACCTGGTGCACAAGAAAAAGggtaaatgagaaaataacatgGCAGAATTTTAagcatttaacatattttcagaggacttaaaatgtaaaaatgtataacttatttattatttaattttgaatATATAATTTTAGTTACCAGTGTGTGGTATAAAGGAGTAAAAGCCTTGTGATAAAAGCTTAAGATCAACACAGAGAGTAGCCAAGACTGTTTACCACAGAGTTACACCATGATGACTTTTTCCCcccaagcaaaaataaaagtgatcaATGTGGAACACATGGCAGGTTTGCCTTTCCCCGCTATGCTCTCATTTGGTATTAATAGAAATGATCAATATTTAATGAaggtctgtgtgggttttcAGGGAACTTGTGTGAGGCACAGGTGTGCAAGAGAAAGTTATAAgtgctgtatttattatttcaatACATCACGAAGGAGGGAAAAGTTCTCAAAGATCATCAAATGCTGttgaaaatgttgtttgttctatttaaaCCACAGCCTTAAGCTGCTGTTTTAGGACACAGTCCAATTTACCACTTGATTAAAGGGAAAATGTCCAAAACAGTTAGATGAGAATCTTAATTCGATCAAACTGAAGTCAGAAGAATCTGAGGCCAAAATGCACAACATCATTTTTTCGGGcccaaaatatgaaatatgcaaTTATTACTGACTAGAAGCGAACACTGCATCATGTTCCAAAGGTGTTCAAATGCATTAACACCTGTAAGCTTGACATTTTAAAGTGCAGACATCTGATGAAGAGTGCAGTGCTCACAGCATCACCTTGCGGATGGTGATAATTTCGTACACTTTGACTTTCAATTCTTCTTTGTTGCACTTGTCAGATCCACCTCACCGAGCAAAACATCCAGGTGGACAAAATGGAAGACTGTTACAGAAACACAATGTGCAGACAGTAAATGGGCACATCATTTTATGTCAAGGCTGAAAGTAAGCGGGGATATGAAAAATACTGAACAAGGATCAGCAAAGAGCATTTCCTTAGAAATACTTTCTTAGAAATGGCTTTCACCAAGACAAATTTCACATCCTTCATTATTGGGGTATTTTTTAAGGTGGTTTTGTATACTTGACAAAATGTAATGTTACATTTGATATTCACTATCAGTTATTTGActgtcaaataaattaaaatgtgattaaatTAAACAGCTTAACTCAGACATGAGTGAAAGCAAATCCATCtatatgaaagaaaaatgttctttAAGCCCTTAACACCGGTTACCACTTCCACTTCACAGATTAAttataatttattcatttttctataaccaaataattaattacaatgAAAAAAGCCAAAAGCTAAATGAGCAAATTATCATTTTTAGGTGGCAGCTTTCTGAGGAGTATAATATGGAGGAGGTTCAACATAACCAGGCTTTCTTTGTTTAGCTGGTTTGACGAAACCTAAAGCCCAAGTCAGAGATAAAAAGAGTCACGATGGTTGTTATCAACTTTCAAACATTCCAAACATTAGATAAAGCCAAAGACTACCCGGTGAAGACAATGAAATGGAACAAGAGTTAGTTAAACAGCTGTATTGATGTCTCTGTTCGAAAATGCTAAAAAGATGACCTAAGAAGATGCCTGGAGCCAGAGTAAAATTCAAAATCCTAATCTTAAATTGTCAGGTGGAGTAAGCACACTTATCAGGTGAGGAGCAGGCAAAAGGTTAGAAAACAGTTCACAAGGAAGACATGCAAactaggaaaataaaaaatgaaaataaaacaacatgaatACAATCATGGAAGCTACACTGTAAAACCCAATAAGTTAATTTTACTCAAAACTTTTGGTGAAACTgattacataaaatattttaagtaactaaaacttaaaaataaaagttaaataaacacactttatttattagctttagataaatatttttaagtaccattgataaatgtttttatgttatatcCACATTTTTGGTTTAGTACTCTCTACTTGATATTTTGAGTTTCAAGTACAAATCTAGCTCAAGTAACTTTAAGGAATTAATTTTTAGTTTCAAAATGTTAACCATTTTAAGCTAATACAACTCaaaaattttaaatacaaatgcttGTAATATCCAAATCTactgtgttttgaatttgattaaaaataaaaagtgcccAAAATAATTACACTTGTAAAAACAtaagacagaaaatataaattcaaGTTACAGATTTAttgagttactttgacacaaaaagCCCAAGGTGGCACAAGGTTACAATATTAGAAATAAAGAATTTCACAACATGTTTTAAGAGTATTCAAATTTGATTAACACATGAGTATggcctttttattaaaaaaaacaaacaaaaggaaaagaaaatcctgCATTATTAGGTGGGAAAACCGAATGAAAGTAATAGTATAGTGCAGCTAATACACTGAAATATAATTGGTAACCTTTTTAATATGCCAGTACTGTGGTTATGCAAAATGCACATTTGTAGAGTGCAATCACAGTCTCAACAACAaagcaataaaattttaaatagaaaaatacttCTTTAGAGACATAAACAAAGTGTTATAAACCTCCTTAGCGCCTTATGTCAGTTATGAGTAGTTCAGGAGGAACGTTCCTTAAGTGACATTCAAGATCCCACCTAGAAGCCAGAAATGAGATTGTCCTTCATTTTCTCTATAGATTTACAGTTATCTGACTAAAAACACAATCAAAATCAACTAAAACACAAGTGatgatggggggaaaaaaataaataaaaataataaaatcacccCTTTTACTTTGGATGTGGCTTTTAGATAATGAAGTATGAAACAGTCTGCAAAGATTTCTTTATtctattctctctttttataaAAAACTTATCCAGACTTGGAAACATGATAAACTGAATTACTTGCTTTAACAGGCACTTGAGGGCTGTGTAGGAATCCTGGACATTATTCTGCTGCCAAAAGATCATTTTTAAGACTCAGCACTTTGGGCTTCAACTTCCCACCCTTCAGACCCATCAAAACTTTCTgaataaagtcaaaaatgtTGGCCAAACATTTTGGGTAGCTTAGGTGCAGGACGTCAGTCAGTCCAAATATTACTAGAAATGCATCAGCCAGGGTGGTGAAAACAATGATCATGTTACCCTCGACCAAAACTGCAGTCTTCTCAGGGCAGAAGAATGTTGCATCGCTGGAATTGGCTCTGATCAGGAGGAGTCCAAGTGGCACTTCACTAATATCTGGTCTATCAGAATGCATCatctacagaaaacaaaattactACATGTTAGTGCATTCCTATTTCTCTTAGTTTCATCTATACAAGTCACATTTCTGGATTATTACTAGCTCAGAAATCAATTgtttgaacaacaaaaaagccaCAACACACCAAGATTTGagaaaacaaactgacaaaaatagTACTTTTAGTAAAGCAAAGTCATACCTCTTCGTAGCAATAACAACAGAAAGTCAATAggagttatatatttttttcatttgtacagTGATGTATGGTTGGGCTAGGAACATTATAGAAGGTCTatgcacattaaaaacatgtagtGTTTCCATTATGTGACATGGACACTGTTGTAGACAGATCCAAGCATGGAGATGCTTCTCAAACTCTCAAAGTATCATAATGTTTTGAGAAATCTAAACAAGGATGCTACTAAGATATTGTTcacaactttgtccaaaacttACATCCCATGTTTTGATGAAGGTAGAGGTGTCTTCGTACAAATAGGCAGAGAGGGCATGAAGCACACCAGCACTTTGCGCATGGATATCAGCTTGTTCCTACATCACaagaaaatttttattttaaattattggcTAACCTAGTCAAGAATGGtaattaaaattgaaaaattgatcaaatcaaatgaagctcaaaaaacaagacaaaaactcACTAACCTGGAGATTATAGCTTCTGAAGAGCTGAGACAGGACATCAGACACGTTCCCTGTGCAAACAGCTTTCTTTCTGAATAAGCTCTGGAGCCGGGGAGCATGTTGGTCCAGCACAGCATAAAAGTGGTTCTTCAGGTGGAGGTTTGTAATCCTGTGGAATTCTGCACAGATCTGAACACACAGGATACATTTGTGTTTACAAGTTTCAATTAGTCTATAAATCTTtgcaaaatacatcaaaatcCTTACACTCCAAAGGCATAATTTGTTCAGACAGGCCAGATAACAGGGGTTGATATAAAATACATCTTGTTAGATACATCGATATACATTCTTACCTGGGACTGGGATTTCAGAGTAGGCCAGCAATCCAGGATGTGACCTACTGGTAGGTCATCATTGATGATCTCTTTGCATTGCAAGGCCAAAGTTGTGAGCATCAGCTTTGTAATCAGGattcttttcacttttctcGACTTCATCTACAATCTGTAGTCTTAGCTGGTCAAGGTAAACAGCATCTTCACCCCTGAAAATTTACTTCTGCCCTGGCATGgacataacagtaaaacacagaagacaagacagactacacagagaacagaaaagaCACACAACCAAGGAGACACAGATGAAACATAACCAGCCCAGAACTCAACTAAACcttaactaataataacaacaatacaaGAACTTCACCTCATTTCAATATAACATAAgaaagcaaaactacaaaataaactcaaaatgctggttCACAGACCCAGCCCCTGACAGATAAAAAACTAAGTCTTTCACTAATGAACACTGGgcatcagaataaaataaaacgaaaaaataaCTGTTTGGTAAATATATTATTGATGGATTCACCCTTAAGCTAACCTAAAATAGACCAGGCACAACAATTTTACAGTTCAGAAGATTCTACATTTCAACTTGGTATACATAACTATTTGCAATGTAAACCAAGTTCTACCGCGTAATTATGTAATGATTATTCACTGCTTTTGTAAGTATGTCCTGTGCCTACAATTTTGCTGCCCCAGTTTTAATATGTACAACTCCAGAGAACTAAACGTAAGTTTTAAGTTCCACTAGTTAGCAAATGGGCTAGCCAATATCAATATCCACGTATGCGCTAAGTGTGAAGCAGCGCAGCAGTGCATATTGATTCAACAATTTAACCACAAGGCAGTTTATAATCTGCAAATCCAGAAATGCCTTCTAAAGACTTCTTTTAAAATAGTAAGAGATTAGAAAAGTTATTAACACATTATTAGTCCCAGGGACTAATAATGTGTTATACGAAATATGAGCGTATTAGCATAATTCATGCAAACACTTTGGGGCCAAGCCGACATGGATAAAACGACGCATGCATGTAATTCTTAAATGCCTGCTAGAGTTGTACATTTATGACGATAAAAACCCATATTACAACGGAGAACTatagttaaagaaaaaataaaacttaccaCAAAGCGCTCCTGAAGATGCCGCGAAGGCGGTAAATGCAGCTAGCCAAGTGCAGAGCGTTAGCTGTTCCAGTTCAAAAGTCCGTAACATACCATAGCATGCCCTCCTTTATCCAGCGTCAAAGGCAATGCCGCAAAAAACCCGttgacaaatgtttttatttctgttcggATATTAACGTTCCACAAGTTTCTTTCGGGGTAATGAGCGGGCATTCGCACTCGAAGCGAGGAATCCAAGATGGTTGCCAGCACTTCATAAAGAAACAGGTGGCGCACGTAGGTACGTACGTAGGCACGTAAGTGACGTCAGTGTTAAAACTCAAATTATTTGAGCGCAATGCTAGAAACTAATCAATATATTCAAGTACTGAtaacttgaaaaaacaaaattgttcaaactactcaaaaaaataaaggtgtaTGAACTTATAACAGGTTTTTAAGTAGTTGGAACTCATTTCATTTATCAAAGTATTACTATTCGGTCTTACAGTGTAGACGGTAATAAAAACATGGAAAGATACCTTGGTTGGCCTTTACTCGAGTTTTCTACCACAGTTCAAATTGTTAGTTTGGCTGCTGATTTGAACTGGCTTGAAGTATAGACGTGCGAGTGTGTgatggtcttttcctgtgtgttagccTGCACCCTTCTGTACTATGATGTTAGATACACTCCAGCTGACTGTGAACCTACATTTAGCAAGCAGTAAAAAACTTTAACTGTGTCCCAGCTCACTGTTTTGCATGATTTGCAGTTGTCTTTCATGAGCTTGTAGTCTGAATCATTGGTACTTTAAGATCCCAACTACACAATATTTTTCAATGTTTCTCTATTCTGAGACAATACAAATAGTGTCTGACGCACGCACTGCAATGGGCGGAGGCAAATATTCTTCCTCATTAAATTTATTAGGAGTCTAAAGGTCACAGAGGCCATCATCACGCAGGCTTTAGGTGATTTGGGCAGAAGGGTGAAATCTTGTTATATCTCCTAATGAGCAGAGAATAGCACCAACAGCACCACAACACATGACGATGTTGAGGGCCAGTCTGGCACCTTGTTTTGGTGACATTCTTGTCCCTGCTCAGGCTTCAGAAGTAAGGACAAGGTTGGGGACAGCGAAAGTGTACAGGGACACTCTCACCCGAGCCACCTCCTTCCTCTGCTCGTTTTTTCCCAGTGAGTCAGCCAACTGACAGCAAGTACAGGCTGCTAATGAGGGCAAAGCTCACTCACTGTGACTCCCGGCTCATTGCGAAGGTCGCTGTCATTACCAGAGCGTACACTGAAATAAGTGAGAGAGATGCGGGTTGAGGAAAAGTGATTAATTGTCACACCACTTTCAAGGACAGATACGAAAATCTGCTTTTGCTTCACCATGATTAATACAGAATCGGTGTTAGGAGCTGTCCAGGCTctttcatttttaagttatttacagTGTATTGGTTGAAGTGTTtttcatatattattttttagcaGATAAAAGGTAATCGTACCTGTGCTGAGTGGTGACAGGGCATTCTGTGGTGCATTTTAATGTTCTTTACAGTATGAAAGAACTGAAAAGCTTGCTTTGTCAGACCGACTAATGTATGCCATTAGCAGTGAAATGAAAAGCAGGAGAccagatgaaataaaacaacaaacccGAAAGCACACAAAGCCACATAAAAAGGCTGCAAATACTGAAGCTTTTTAAGACACTGTGcattggatgtgtcatttgatacAGGGGATTACTTAGTTAACCTGCTGAATTATAATGAGCTCAGCTTTCACGCAGTTGCTTTTTAACTTCACCTTCTCATCTAACCAAATATATCCAAAttgcattgtttaaaaaaaaagaagtgatcCCGTGATCCTGCTCATGTTATGTTTTTTGATACCTTAAAGTCAtaaacaaggtaaaaaaaaaatgctggtaAGTCCATTCATTGTCAATGAATCGAATGAAAACCAACTTGGTCTTCCTAAGGATTGGATTTGATTCCTCTGCACTACAGAACTCCTTGATTAATTAATTCTAATtgtactaaataataaataaattgcacaataTATTTTAAGCGTTACATTCCAAAAAAATGTCACGTGTAGCAAATATGGTATGATACAAATTTAAACTCATATGCAAatttacacttattttttaaatttgtcagaaactgtatttaaagggtaaattaaacaaacaaaaaattcccaaaaaaaccaaacattttctGGATATTATTCCAGGGTTTAGGCTTAAAACGGTTCAAGAAACAGATGCAGCTAAACAAAAGTGCATATCTTTAATTTTATGATTTAGAAGGAAGAGATAAGGAGGTCATGTTTTTACACTTCCTTCTGACTGTCACAGTGCAGCCCTTTTTTTCATGTATCTTTCTTTCCTGATTC
It encodes:
- the LOC113031618 gene encoding uncharacterized protein LOC113031618 encodes the protein MKSRKVKRILITKLMLTTLALQCKEIINDDLPVGHILDCWPTLKSQSQICAEFHRITNLHLKNHFYAVLDQHAPRLQSLFRKKAVCTGNVSDVLSQLFRSYNLQEQADIHAQSAGVLHALSAYLYEDTSTFIKTWDMMHSDRPDISEVPLGLLLIRANSSDATFFCPEKTAVLVEGNMIIVFTTLADAFLVIFGLTDVLHLSYPKCLANIFDFIQKVLMGLKGGKLKPKVLSLKNDLLAAE